From the genome of Oxyura jamaicensis isolate SHBP4307 breed ruddy duck chromosome 2, BPBGC_Ojam_1.0, whole genome shotgun sequence, one region includes:
- the TIMM21 gene encoding mitochondrial import inner membrane translocase subunit Tim21 produces MLLPAALVRGGGQLRVPLGRWPPAPCLRWRRQPPLSPSALLRGARASVWTQAGGLGADKSGHESKHVSVRRDQKDEALLSAARKVKEAGRDFTYFIVVLVGIGVTGGLFYVIFKELFSSSSPSKIYGDALEKCRSHPEVIGVFGEPIKGYGEATRRGRRQLVSHIEYVKDGLKHMRLKFYIEGSEPGKRGTVHVEVKENPEGGKPEVRYIFVDVDTYPRRTIIIEDNR; encoded by the exons ATGCTGCTCCCCGCCGCCCTGGTGCGAGGCGGCGGGCAGCTGCGGGTCCCCCTGGGGAGATGGCCGCCGGCGCCGTGCCTGAGATGGCGGCGGCagccccccctcagcccctctgcGCTGCTCCGGGGTGCCCGGGCGAGTGTATGGACGCAGGCGGGGGGACTGGGAGCTGACAAGTCTGGCCATGAGAGCAAACATGTGTCGGTGCGAAGGGATCAAAAGGATGAGGCTCTGCTGTCGGCGGCCCGGAAAG tgaaagaagCTGGAAGAGACTTTACCTATTTTATTGTGGTGCTTGTTGGAATTGGTGTTacag GTGGTTTGTTCtatgtgatttttaaagagTTATTCTCTTCTTCTAGTCCAAGTAAGATCTATGGAGATGCATTGGAGAAATGCAGATCTCACCCTGAG gTAATTGGTGTTTTTGGTGAACCCATTAAAGGTTATGGGGAGGCAACGCGAAGAGGAAGACGACAGCTTGTCAG tCACATTGAATACGTAAAGGATGGACTGAAACATATGCGTTTGAAGTTCTATATTGAGGGCTCTGAACCAGGAAAGCGGGGAACAGTCCATGTGGAAGTCAAAGAG AATCCTGAGGGAGGAAAACCTGAAGTCCGTTACATATTTGTGGACGTTGACACCTATCCTAGAAGAACGATTATCATTGAAGACAACAGATAG